A window of the bacterium genome harbors these coding sequences:
- a CDS encoding ABC transporter ATP-binding protein, whose amino-acid sequence MITVASLVKNFGKNRVLKNIDLTIESGKVTAIVGPNGSGKTTLIKSILGLVRPTSGIIEVDGMQVKEDYLYRNKIGYMPQIARYPENLTGNEIISLIKSIRESNEYNDEEILSSLKLVPEMEKPFKNLSGGTKQKISALIAFAFNPKIIILDEPTAGLDPISSSYFKDLVMKQKEQKKTIILTSHLMNEVQELSDEIVFLLEGEIKFKGSVQSLLEDKKETKLERAIAELMSQNKN is encoded by the coding sequence TTGATAACTGTAGCCAGCCTCGTAAAAAACTTTGGTAAGAATCGTGTCCTGAAAAATATTGATTTAACAATTGAGTCAGGGAAGGTTACTGCAATCGTTGGTCCGAATGGTTCAGGGAAAACCACACTCATTAAATCAATACTTGGACTTGTCAGACCAACATCCGGAATTATCGAAGTTGATGGAATGCAAGTGAAAGAAGATTACCTCTACAGAAATAAAATCGGTTATATGCCTCAGATAGCAAGATATCCGGAAAATTTGACTGGCAATGAAATTATTTCATTGATAAAATCTATAAGGGAAAGTAATGAATACAATGATGAAGAAATTCTTTCATCGCTAAAGCTTGTTCCTGAAATGGAGAAACCTTTTAAAAATCTTTCAGGCGGGACAAAGCAGAAAATTTCTGCGTTGATTGCATTTGCATTCAATCCGAAAATAATAATTCTCGATGAACCAACTGCTGGTCTTGATCCGATTTCAAGCAGTTACTTCAAAGATCTGGTGATGAAGCAGAAGGAACAGAAGAAAACGATTATTCTTACTTCCCACTTGATGAATGAAGTGCAAGAGCTTTCTGATGAAATTGTTTTTCTTTTAGAAGGTGAGATAAAATTTAAAGGCAGTGTCCAATCGTTGCTTGAAGATAAAAAAGAAACTAAGCTTGAAAGAGCAATTGCTGAGTTGATGAGCCAGAATAAAAATTAA
- a CDS encoding nitrous oxide reductase family maturation protein NosD — protein sequence MQLKLSATYFLFLILFILVLFSTCSLGKTIIVAANSQITTIKEAISLANDFDTILIKPGVYSEGNIIVNKKLTIIGEDFPVVNGKGSGEIFTVISTDVHISGLVIKNSGVSFLEEHAGIKMKEVSNCSATGNKFINNFFAIYLAKSSDCIISNNYIEGERKREANSGNGIHLWYCRDVVIENNKVFNHRDGIYFEFVRNGKIINNHSERNLRYGLHFMFSDSCSYSNNTFQNNGAGVAVMYTKNVLMFENHFLKNWGAASYGILLKDISDSKIEKNIFDENSIGLYMEGCSRVTVGKNNFTKNGWALKLMANSMENYFYNNNFVANSFDISTNSRQNFNTFEKNYWAEYDGYDLNKDGYGDVPFRPVTMFSMMIESHPTSLVLLHSLFIDILNVAESIIPAITPEALTDSKPRMRMMN from the coding sequence CTGCAACTAAAACTTTCAGCGACATACTTTCTTTTTCTAATCTTGTTTATTCTCGTTTTATTTTCGACTTGCTCTCTCGGTAAGACAATTATTGTAGCTGCTAACAGCCAAATCACTACAATTAAAGAAGCAATAAGTCTAGCAAACGACTTCGATACTATTTTGATAAAACCCGGTGTGTATTCAGAAGGAAATATCATCGTAAATAAAAAACTCACTATCATCGGAGAAGATTTTCCTGTTGTTAATGGGAAAGGATCTGGTGAAATATTTACTGTTATATCCACTGATGTTCATATCTCAGGATTGGTGATTAAAAATTCAGGAGTGAGTTTTCTCGAAGAGCATGCCGGTATAAAAATGAAAGAGGTTAGTAATTGTTCTGCTACCGGTAATAAATTCATCAATAATTTCTTTGCGATTTATCTTGCAAAATCTTCTGACTGCATAATATCAAATAATTACATCGAAGGAGAAAGAAAAAGAGAAGCAAATTCCGGTAACGGAATTCACCTCTGGTATTGTCGTGATGTTGTCATTGAAAACAACAAAGTCTTTAATCATCGTGATGGTATTTATTTTGAGTTTGTCCGAAACGGAAAAATAATTAACAACCATAGCGAAAGAAATCTCAGGTACGGACTTCACTTTATGTTTTCTGACAGCTGTTCGTATTCAAATAACACTTTTCAAAATAATGGAGCTGGTGTTGCTGTAATGTACACGAAAAACGTCCTGATGTTTGAAAATCATTTTCTAAAAAACTGGGGTGCAGCATCTTACGGAATTTTATTGAAAGATATTTCTGACAGCAAAATTGAAAAAAATATTTTTGATGAGAATTCAATCGGACTTTATATGGAGGGATGCAGCAGGGTAACAGTAGGAAAAAATAATTTTACCAAAAACGGCTGGGCGCTTAAGCTTATGGCAAACTCCATGGAAAATTATTTTTATAATAATAATTTTGTAGCGAACTCGTTTGATATATCAACAAACAGCCGGCAGAATTTTAATACATTCGAAAAAAATTACTGGGCGGAATATGATGGATATGATCTAAATAAAGATGGTTACGGTGATGTTCCATTCAGACCTGTTACTATGTTTTCGATGATGATTGAATCTCATCCTACTTCACTTGTTCTGCTTCACAGCTTGTTCATCGATATTCTTAATGTAGCAGAAAGCATTATTCCTGCAATAACTCCTGAAGCACTTACTGATTCCAAACCACGAATGAGGATGATGAATTGA
- a CDS encoding nitrous oxide reductase accessory protein NosL has protein sequence MHNYKLTSILLLLFLLILLFTSFGCKSGPEPINYGQDECEFCRMQISDNRYGSEIITDKGKVFKFDEAGCMIEYAMVKNLIGDANQKFLVTDFAVPETFIDANSAFYVHNENFRSPMGLNVMAFDSEISRQKIVAENNGHILNWVDVIELVKQRSM, from the coding sequence ATGCATAATTACAAATTGACATCAATCTTACTCCTACTCTTTCTCTTAATCTTACTCTTCACTTCATTCGGTTGTAAAAGCGGTCCTGAGCCAATAAACTACGGACAAGACGAATGTGAATTTTGCAGAATGCAAATCTCTGATAATCGTTACGGATCTGAAATAATAACTGATAAAGGAAAAGTTTTTAAATTTGACGAAGCCGGATGTATGATTGAGTATGCGATGGTGAAAAATTTAATCGGTGATGCAAATCAGAAATTCCTTGTAACAGATTTTGCGGTTCCTGAAACTTTTATCGATGCGAATTCAGCTTTTTACGTTCACAATGAAAATTTCAGGAGTCCGATGGGACTAAATGTAATGGCATTCGATAGTGAAATATCCAGACAGAAAATTGTTGCAGAAAATAACGGACATATTTTAAATTGGGTAGATGTGATTGAGCTTGTAAAACAAAGAAGTATGTAA
- the nosZ gene encoding Sec-dependent nitrous-oxide reductase: MNRRYIRAFLIAAAVVVAFVVLHYGCQESKDLTAGDEAGRVYVAPGTYDEFYLFTSGGFSGQIGVYGLPSGRMFRVIPIFSQDPEKAWGYSEESKPMFMTSHGFIPWDDAHHPKLSQTDGVADGRWIFINANNTPRVARVDLASFKTAEIIEIPNSGGNHGSPFLTENTEYVVASTRFSVPIPNEDVPISSYKENFKGTISFISVDKEGAMDVAFQILVPGFNYDLAHSGKGPSHGWAFFTSYNTEQANTLLEVNASQNDKDFIAAVNWKKAEEYVAQGKVKTFNASYFRNYFDEKKHMGFSEQKNTVKVLLPEDCPGLIYYLPTPKSPHGVDVDPTGEYIAAGGKLASVIVVHSFSKMLKAIENKEFETTIDGIPVLKYESVIGGEVQNPGLGPLHTEFDGNGYGYTSSFISSEIVKWKIGTWEVVDRIPAYYSIGHLCVPGGDTRKPWGKYVIALNKITKDRYLPTGPELTQSAQLIDITGDKMKLLLDFPTIGEPHYAQAIPADILMKNSKKIYPIEENQHPYGIKAEKDAKVVREGNVVHVYMSTIRTHFAPDNIEGIKVGDVVYFHVTNLEQDWDIPHGFAVKGMQNSELLIMPGSTETIVWTPQKEGIYPFYCTDFCSALHQEMSGYIRVSLRGSNVAIMYGTGK, encoded by the coding sequence GTGTTTATGGTTTACCGAGCGGTAGGATGTTCAGGGTGATTCCGATTTTTTCACAGGATCCTGAAAAAGCATGGGGATATTCTGAAGAATCAAAACCTATGTTTATGACTTCACATGGTTTTATTCCATGGGATGATGCTCATCATCCAAAACTTTCCCAAACTGATGGCGTAGCTGACGGAAGGTGGATTTTCATAAATGCAAACAATACCCCGCGTGTTGCACGGGTTGATCTTGCAAGTTTTAAAACAGCAGAAATAATTGAAATACCTAATTCAGGTGGAAATCATGGTTCTCCATTCCTCACTGAAAATACTGAGTATGTTGTAGCCTCAACAAGATTCAGCGTTCCCATTCCAAATGAAGATGTACCAATCAGCTCATACAAAGAAAACTTTAAGGGAACTATCAGCTTTATCAGTGTTGACAAAGAAGGCGCAATGGATGTCGCTTTCCAAATTCTGGTTCCGGGATTTAATTATGATCTTGCACATTCTGGTAAAGGACCTTCGCATGGTTGGGCGTTCTTTACAAGTTACAACACTGAGCAGGCAAACACTCTGCTTGAAGTGAATGCATCACAGAATGACAAAGATTTTATCGCTGCAGTCAACTGGAAAAAAGCTGAAGAGTATGTAGCACAGGGTAAAGTAAAAACTTTCAATGCAAGTTATTTCAGAAATTATTTTGATGAAAAGAAACATATGGGATTCTCAGAGCAGAAGAATACTGTAAAAGTGCTACTGCCTGAAGATTGTCCCGGTTTGATTTATTATTTGCCAACACCAAAATCTCCTCACGGTGTTGATGTCGATCCAACAGGCGAATATATAGCAGCAGGTGGAAAACTTGCTTCAGTTATTGTTGTTCATTCATTCAGCAAAATGTTAAAGGCAATTGAGAACAAAGAATTCGAAACCACTATAGATGGAATTCCTGTTTTGAAATATGAATCGGTTATCGGAGGAGAAGTTCAGAATCCGGGATTAGGACCATTGCATACAGAGTTCGATGGAAATGGATATGGATACACATCATCATTTATTTCTTCTGAAATAGTAAAGTGGAAAATCGGTACGTGGGAAGTTGTTGATAGAATTCCTGCTTACTATTCCATAGGTCACTTGTGTGTGCCCGGTGGAGATACTAGAAAACCTTGGGGCAAATATGTAATTGCACTGAATAAAATCACAAAAGACAGATACTTACCAACAGGTCCTGAGCTCACACAATCTGCACAATTGATTGACATCACAGGTGACAAAATGAAACTGTTGCTTGATTTTCCTACAATTGGAGAGCCGCATTATGCACAGGCAATTCCAGCTGACATTCTAATGAAAAATTCTAAAAAGATTTATCCGATTGAAGAAAATCAACATCCTTATGGAATAAAAGCAGAGAAAGATGCAAAGGTTGTGAGAGAAGGAAATGTGGTGCACGTCTATATGTCAACGATAAGAACTCATTTCGCTCCTGATAACATTGAGGGAATAAAAGTTGGTGATGTTGTTTATTTCCATGTTACCAACCTTGAACAGGATTGGGACATTCCTCATGGTTTTGCAGTTAAAGGAATGCAGAATTCCGAATTACTAATTATGCCTGGCTCAACGGAGACGATTGTGTGGACTCCACAAAAAGAAGGCATATACCCGTTCTATTGTACTGATTTCTGTTCTGCACTTCATCAAGAAATGTCTGGTTATATTAGAGTGTCACTGAGAGGTTCAAATGTTGCAATTATGTATGGAACAGGTAAATAA